CGGGCCTTCGCCGCGTAGTCGAGGCCGCGCGTCGGCTCGTCGAGCAGGAGCAGCGGAGGGCGGGCCGTCAGCACGATCGCCAGGGCGAGCGTGAGGCGCTGGCCTTCCGAGAGGTCACGGGGGTGGGTGTCGTCCGCGATGCCGGGCAACAGCCGCGAGACAAGGGCGCGGCAGGTGCCCGGACCCGCGCCCGCGTCATGGTCGGCGGCGGCGCACTCGGCGGCCACCGTGTCCGCGTACAGGAGGTCCCGCGGTTCCTGCGGGACCAGGCCGACGCGGCGGATCAGGTCGCGCGGGCCCGTGCGGTGCGGGACCACCCCGCCCACCAGGGCCGTGCCGGACGACGGGCGGACCAGGCCGACCAGGGTGGACAGGAGAGTGGACTTGCCGGCGCCGTTGCGGCCCATCAGGGCGACGATCTCGCCGGGCCCGACCGTGAGGTCGACGTGGCGCAGCGCCTCGACGCGCCCCCGCCGCACCGCGAGCCCCGCGACCTCGGCGACGGCGGTCACCCCGGGCTGCTTGCGAGTGCGGCGCAGCGGGGACCGGCGGGAGTCGGGGGAGGCAGTGGCCCGCGGCTGCTCATGAGGCTCGCGCGGCTCGTGCCCCGCCAGGCGCTCCCGCAGCTTCCCGGACCTGCGCCGCGCGTCCCGCACCGTCAGCGGCAGCGGTGACCAGCCCGCGAGGCGGCCCAGGTCCACGACCGGCGGGAACACCGGCGATACGGCCATGATCTCGGCGGGCGCGCCGAGCAGCAGGGGCTCGCCGGGTCCTGGGAGGAGCGCGACCTGGTCCGCGTACTGCACGACCCGCTCAAGCCGGTGCTCGGCCATCAGGACCGTCGTGCCGAGGTCGTGCACCAGGCGCTGCACCACCGCGAGGACCTCCTCCGCGGCGGCCGGGTCGAGCGCGGACGTCGGCTCGTCGAGGACCAGGACCCGCGGGTGCGGGGTGAGGACGGAGCCGATGGCGACGCGCTGCTGCTGCCCGCCGGACAGCGTCGCGATGGGACGGTCGCGCAGATCGGCGAGGCCGAGCAGGTCGAGGGTCTCCTCGACGCGGCGCCGCATCACCTCGGGCGCGAGCCCGAGCGACTCCATGCCGTACGCGAGTTCGTCCTCGACCGTGTCGGTGACGAAGTGGGAGAGCGGGTCCTGCCCCACCGTGCCCACCACGTCGGCGAGTTCCCGCGGCTTGTGCGTACGGGTGTCGCGCCCCGCCACGGTGACGCGCCCGCTCAGTGTGCCCCCGGTGAAGTGCGGCACGAGCCCGCTCACCGCGCCGAGCAGCGTCGACTTGCCGACGCCCGAAGGGCCCACGAGCAGCACCAACTCGCCCTCGGGCACGTCGAGTCGAATGTCACGGACCGTGGGTGTCGCGGCCCCGTCGTACGTCACCGAGACGTCCTCGAACCGGATCATGAAGCCTCCTTCGAGGGCGTTTCGGCGAGCGGCGGCGCGGGCGCCACGAACGCCGGGAGCAGTCCGAGCAGCACCCCGGCCGCGGGCCACAGCGGCAGCGTCGGCGCGGCCAGCGGCACGACGCCGGGCGCCAGGGCCGAGGGATCGTAGGAACCGGCCCGGATCATCACGGCGGCGACGGCCGCCCCCGACGCGGCGACGAGCCACGCCCGCACACCCCACACGTCGGGCCGGTACCGGGTGCGGACCGAGCGGCGCCCGCCGAGCCAGAGCCCGCCGAGCGCGGCCGCCACCCCGGCGAGCAGCACGGGCAGCCCGTACCGCGCGCCGTCCGCGGTCAGCAGCCCGTACGTACCCGCGCACACCCCGACCAGGCCGCCCAGCGTCAGCACCGCGGTGGCCCGGCGCACGGCGGCCGGGACCTCGGCCGTGCGCCCGTACCCGCGCGCGTCCATCGCGGCGGCCAGCGCCACCGACCGCTCAAGTGCGCCCTCAAGGACGGGAAGACCGACCTGCGCCAGGCCCCGCAGCCCCTTGTCGGGCCGGCCGCGCAGCCGGCGCGCGGCGCGCAGCCGCCGCACATCGGCGATCAGGTTCGGCGCGAACGTCATCGCGACGACGACGGCGACCCCGGCCTCGTACAGCGCGCCCGGCAGGGACTTGAGGAGGCGGGCCGGGCTCGCGAGGGCGTTCGCCGCGCCCACGCAGATCAGCAGCGCGGCCAGCTTCAGGCCGTCGTACAGCGCGAACACCAGGCCCTCGACCGTGACCCGGCCACCGATCCGCACCCCCTGCGCCCACTCGGGCAGCGGCACCTCGGGCAGCGTGACGAGCAGATGCGTGCCCGGGATCGGCGACCCCAGGAACACCGCGAACACCAGCCGGATCCCGATCACCGCGAGCCCGAGCTTCACGAACGCCCCGTACGAGCGCGCCCACGGCGCCGACGTGCGCCGCGCGGCCACCACGTACCCGGCCACCCCGATGAGCAGCGCGAGCAGCAGCGGATTCGTCGTCCGGGACGCCGCCGTGCCGAGCCCGAGCGCCCAGAGCCACCAAGCGCCTGGGTGCAGCGCGTTCGAGCGGTGGACCCGGGGAGCGGCGAGCGGACGACGGCGCGCGGACGGCCCCGTCCCCGGGTCGCGCGCGAGGCGCGTACGCGGGGCGGGGTGCGGTGAACCTGCGCCGGTGCTGCTCATCGAATCGTCGTGTCCGTGTCCGTGGTCAGGTGCCTGCGTCAGCCGTGCCTGCCTCAGCCGCGCCGGCGGCGGGCCTGCCAGGCCGCGGCCGCGCCGAGCACGACGACGGCGGCGCCGCCCGCGATCAGGCCGACGGAGGGGCCACCGCCGTCGGACGCCGCGTCCTTGGACGTGCCCGGCTCGGTCCCCTCGGAAGTCCCCTTGGAGGAAGACACCTGCTCGCCGCAGCCCGTCTTCGGGAAGCCGGCGATGGAACACAGCAGCGCCTGGTTGTTGTAGCGCAGCGGCTTCGCGACGGCGGCGAGCGCCTCCGCGCTGGTCGCGTCGTCCGCGACGCGCGCACACGCCGTACGCGCCTTCGGCGGCGTCTCACCGGACGGCGCGTCCTGCGCCGTGCCGAAGTCGACGACGAGCGCCACCCGCTTCTCGCCGCCCTTCGCCGGAGTGTCCGCGCAGATGGCGTCGAAGGAAGCAGCCCCGCGCGGCTTCGCCGAGTCCTGCGAGTCCTCGCTCACGGAGAACCGGAACCCCTGCACATCGCCGTCCGACGGGCGGGCCGTCGACGGGCCCTGCGAGGCGTACACCCAAGCGGAGCCGTCGCGGTCCCAGAACGACCAGTAGCGATAGCCGGTCGCCTGCGCCTGGCCCGCCCCCGCGACGAGTGCACACAGCACGCCCGATATGAGAACGGCCAGGCTTCGGCGGCGGTACGTGGTCACAGCTGCTGCTTCTTGCGGCCGCTGAACAGGAAGCCGATGCCGATACCGGCGACGGCCGCGACGGCGACGACGTACCAGACACTGATGCCGCCGTCGTCGTCCTTCTTCTTCTCGTCGGCCGTGGCGGCCTTCGTGGAGGACGGCGCGGGGCCCGTCGCGTTCAGGGCCTTGACCAGGTCCGTGCCGCCGAAGTCACGCGGGTCGTTGCCCGTCGCGTGCGCGGCGAAGATCAGCTGGGCGTAGGCGGCCGGACCGGACTGCTCGGCCCAGCCCCCGGCGTTCTTCTCCAGCCAGGCGTACGGGTCCTTCGTGTACTTGACGCCCTCGGCGGCCGCGATCGAGGTGACCGCGTCGGCGGTGTTGCCGTAGTCGGGCTGCGACTTGGTGCTGCCCGGGGTGACGGCCTTCAGGTACAGGCGGGTGCTGAGCTGGCCCTGGAGGTAGACGGCGGCGTTGTGCGCGAGGTCCCCGGCCGTCCTGCCGTCCTTGCAGACGTAGCTGTCCGGGGCCTTGCCCTTGCCGGGCGCCATGCCGGACCCGAGCGCGCCGAGCACGCCGGCCGCGGTGGCGTCCGCGTTGGCGGCCAGCTTGCCCTTCTTGTCGGGCTGATAGGCGAGCGCGCCGCCGTCCTTGGCGTCCGAGCAGGGGAGCGCGAGCGCGGCCAAGGCGTCCTGGCCGGTCTTGCCGCGGCCCGACTTCACGTCGGCGGGCTTCTCACCGGCCGCGACGAGCGCGCCGATCACGACGGCGGTCGAGTTGGCGTCGCTGTCCATGCCGAGGTTGTAGCCCCAGCCGCCGTCGCCGTTCTGCGCCTTCTTCAGCCAGTCCACGCCGCGGGTGACCTCGCCCTCGCGGCCGCCGACCGCGACGAGGGCCTGCACCGCGGCGGCCGTGCTGTTGCTGTCGACGAGCGTCTTCTTGTCGCACTCCTTGCCCGGCTCGGCGCGGAAGGCGGCGAACCCGCCGTTCGTGCACTGCTGCCCGGTCAGCCAGTCCACGGCCTTGTCGGCGGGCTTCACACCGACGGTGTCCTGCGCGACCAGCGCGATCGACTGCCGCCAGACACCGTCGTACGTCGGGTCGCCCTTCCCGTAGAGCCCGGAGGGGATCGCCACCGAGGGGGACGCGGAGGGCGCGGAGCCGTCCGCGAGGGCGGCCGGGGCGGTGGCCATGCCGATGACGGCGGTGGCCGCCACGAGCGCGGCGCTGCGGCGAATGTTCATGGTGGGGCGGGTGCCTCTCCCTGCGGGGAGCCGGGCGCACGGCACACGCGGGCACCGGGCGGCTCCGGCTCCGTATGCCTCGACGGTGCCGGCCACCGGCGGGGGCCGATGACGCGAGCCGGTCACGCGCCGCACGGGGCAGTCCGGCTCACCACTTACGTGGTTCACGGATTGGGGTCTCCCCTGCTCGAGCGGAGCCGAGAGCTTGGGGAAGGGTCAGCGCCGGATTCGCACCGGCTTCCCCCCGTGCGGGCATGATGACGACCTGCCCACTGTACCGGCCCGTAGGGGACCTCCCCCGGGGTGCCCGAAGGGCCGGGACAGACCGAAGTCTGCCCCGGCCCTTCGGGACGAGTGCGCCCAGCTGATGACGCCAGTGCCTAGCGGATGTCGACCGGCCCGTCGTCGCCGCTGTCACGGCCGTCGCGACCGTCCACCGGGCTCGACGCCGCCCCCAGGTACCGCTGGATCTCCATCTCGCCGCCGCTCTTCTTGGCGTCGCCGTCCGGGCCGCCCAGGTTGCGGCGGACCGAGTCCAGGATGGTCAGACCCTGGCCGACGAGTCCGGCCGCGATCTCACCGAGGCCGTCCGCGCCGTTGAGCACGTTCACGTTGGCGCCCTTGAGACCGCCGGCCGCCTCCTTCACGATCTGCGGCAGCTGGTCGATCAGCATCCGGTCGAGCGCGACCCGGTCGTACGACGCCGCCGCCGCGGCCTGGATCTTCATCCGCTCGGCCTCGGCGATGGCCATCACGCGGATCCGCTCGGCGTCCGCCTCCGCGGGCTTCACGACCTCGGCCACCAGCTGCTGCTGGCGCAGTTCGGCGGCCCGCTCGGCCAGTTCGGTGCGCGCCGCGAGGACCTCCTGCTCGGCGTGCGCCTGGGCCAGCGGCCCGGCCTGGGCGGCCGCCGCCTGCGCGCGGTCCACCTCGGCCTTGTACTCGGCCTGGACGACGGCGGTCTGCCGCGCGTACTCGGCCTGGTTGCGCTGGGCCTCCTGCTCCGCCTGGGTCGAGGCCTGGGTGGCCTGCGCCTGGGCGATCTGGGCCTGCCGCTGGATGGCCGCCTTGTGCGGGGCGGACATCGCGTCGATGTAGCCGGTGTTGCCGTCGTCGATGGACTGGATCTGGAGCGAGTCCACGATCAGCCCGATCTTCGCCATCTCGGCCTTCGAGGTGTCGAGCACCTCGGCGGCGAGCTTCTGCCGCTCCGTGACGATCTCCTCGACCGTCATCGAGCCGATGATGGAGCGCAGGTGACCCGCGAAGATCCGGCCGGTCAGGACCGACATCTGGTCCTGGTCGGACAGGAAGCGCTGGCCGGCGTTGACGATGGACTCCGTGTCGTTGCCGACCTTGAACGCGATGACGGCGCGCACGGTCAGGGCGATGCCCTGCCGGGTCACGCACTTCTCGACGACCTCGGCCTCGGACATGGCCAAGGACAGAAAGCGGGTCTTGCGGAAGATGGGCAGGACGAATTTTCCGTGTCCCGTCACGACCCGGAACGGCGCTCCCCCAAGTCCCCGCCTGCCACCCGAGATCAGCATCGCCTCATCGGGAGCGGGAACGCGATATCCGAACATCCTTCAGTCTCCTTAGCGGGCGTCACCCGTGTCGCCGGAGCCGTCGGTCCGCTCGTCGTCGAGCGACGGATCGCTCCAGGCCATGACGACGACCTGGCGGGTGCCGCGGGACTCGATCACCAGGACCGTCGACCCGCGCTCCATGGGTTCGTCGGACCAAGCGAGAAACGCCTCGCTGCCGCCCCTCACCCGCACCAGTACCTCGCCCGGGCCCTCGGCTCCGCGCGTGGCGATGACCAGCTTCCCCGTACAGCCGACCACGGCCTCGTCCGGCGCCATCGGTGGCCGCCCCCTTGTCGGTCCAGTTCTGAGATGCCAGACATTACGCCTGTTGCCACCCGCCGACCATGCGGAGGAAGGCCCGTCGGGCAGGCTGTTTCGCACACCCGGTAAAGATCGCGCAACGCCGGTAAAGTACAGGTCAAGTGCGTAGGTCAGACCGGTGCATACGTCACCGGGTCGCTCCCGGCGACCGCCTCCGCGCGGCCCAGTTTCACCAGCCGGCGCAAGTGCGCCTCGGCCTCCGAGACCGCGATGGTGCGCGACCCGTAAGGGATCTGTTCCCACGGCCGGTTCCACTCCATCCGCTCGGCGAGCTGCCAGGGGGTGAGCGGGGTGGCGAGCAGGGTGAGCAGGCCGGTGAGGCGCTCCTCGTGGTGGTCGAGCAGCTCCCGTACGCGGGCGGGGGCGTCGGTGAAGGTGTGCTGGTGGGCCGGGAGCACCTCGGCGGGGGCCAGGCGCCCGACGCGTTCCAGCGAGTCCAGGTAGTCGCCGAGCGGGTCGGTGACCGTGGCGTCGTCGGGGTCCTCGTAGAGGCCGATGTGCGGGGTGATGCCCGGGAGCAGATGGTCGCCGGAGAAGAGGCGGCCGTTGCCCGCGAGCCCGGCGGGGTGGTCCTCCTCCAGGTGCAGGCAGACATGGCCCGGGGTGTGGCCGGGCGTCCAGATCGCGCGCAGGCGGCGGCCCGGCAGGTCGAGCAGATCGCCCGGGGTGATGGTGCGGTCGGGGAGAGCGGGGGCGAGGCCCGGGAGGCTGCGGGCCCGGCCCGAGTCGCGGGCGGCGATCAGCGGCGCCATGTGCTCCTCGGGGGCGCCGGCCGCGGCGAGCTTCGCGGCCATGAACGCGTACCAGCGCTCCGGCGGGTTCTCCCGGGTGCGGCGCACCACGGAGACATCCGCCTCGTGCATGGCGATCCAGGCGCCGGACGCCTCGCGCACCTTGGCCGAAAGGCCGTGGTGATCGGGGTGGTGATGGGTGATCAGGACTCCCGTCACCTCACCGACGCTCGTGCCGCAGGCGGCGAGCCCCCCGGTGAGCGCGTCCCACGACTCGGGGTCGTCCCAGCCGGTGTCGATGAGGACGGGCCCGCGGTCCGTGTCGAGGAGGTGGACCAGGGTGAAGCCGAGCGGGTTGTCGGGGATCGGCACCCGAAGGGACCAGACGCCTCCGCCGTGGTCGGTCACCTGCGTCATCGGGCCCCACCTCTCGTACGACGACCTCGAACTCCCGCCACTGTAATAGAACTTGTTCCAATGGTCGCCCGGGTCGACTTGTTGCGCGACGGTCGCCGTGCCGATCCGTGGACTCCTGGAACTGGAACTGGTATCAGTTTCCAGAGGTTCTGATGCAGTGTCAGAAAACTTTCCCGCGAGAGGCGGTCGGTCATGACCGGGCATGAGGAACGGCTTGAGCACGAGTTCGTGGAGCACGGACAGCTCTACATCGGCGGGGAGTTGACCCAGCCGTCCGGCACGGACGTCATCGAGGTGATCTCCCCGCACACCGGAGAGGTCTTCGGGCGCGTGCCGCACGCCGCGCCCGCCGATGTCGACCGCGCGGTGGCCGCCGCCCGTACGGCGTTCGACGAGGGCCCCTGGCCGCGGCTCCCGCTCGAGGAGCGCATCGCGGTCGTCACCCGCATCAAGGACGCGATCGCCGTACGGCACGAGGAGATCGCCCGCCTCATCTCCTCCGAGAACGGCTCCCCGTACTCATGGAGCGTCCTCGCGCAGGCCCTCGGCGCGATGATGGTGTGGGACTCCGCGATCACCGTCGCGAAGAACTTCACGTACGAGGAGACGCGCGACGGCGCGCTCGGGAAGATCCTCGTGCGGCGCGAGCCGGTCGGCGTCGTGGCGGCCGTGGTCCCGTGGAACGTCCCGCAGTTCGTGGCCGCCGCCAAGCTCGCGCCCGCGCTGCTCGCAGGCTGCACCGTCGTCCTCAAGCCGTCCCCGGAATCGCCGCTCGACGCGTATCTGCTCGGCGAGATCGCGAAGGAGGCGGGCCTTCCGGAGGGGGTCCTGTCCATCCTTCCCGCGGACCGCGAGGTCAGCGAGTACCTCGTGGGGCACCCCGGCGTCGACAAGGTCTCCTTCACCGGATCCGTGGCCGCGGGCCGGCGCGTCATGGAGGTCGCCTCGCGGGGCCTCACCCACGTCACCCTCGAACTCGGCGGCAAGTCCGCGGCTGTCGTCCTGCCGGACGCGGACCTCGCGACGACCGTCCCCGGCCTCGTCCAGTCCGCCTGGATGAACAACGGCCAGGCCTGCGTCGCCCAGACCCGCATCCTCCTGCCCCGCTCGCGCTACGACGAGTTCGCCGGAGCCCTCACGGAGGCGGCGGCCGCGCTCGTCGTCGGCGACCCGCTCGACCCGGCGACCCAGGTCGGCCCGCTGGTCGCCGAGCGCCAGCAGCGCCGCTCCCTCGACTACATCCGCATCGGACAGGAGGAAGGCGCCAAGATCCTCACCGGCGGCGGCCGTCCCGCCGGGCTCGACCGGGGCTGGTACGTGGAGCCGACCCTCTTCGGCGGCGTCGACAACTCGATGCGCATCGCCCGCGAGGAGATCTTCGGCCCCGTCATCTGCCTGCTCCCGTACGGCGACGAGGCCGAGGCGGTGAAGATCGCCAACGACTCCGACTACGGACTCAGCGGCAGTGTGTGGACGGCCGACGTCGCGCACGGCATCGACGTCGCACGGCAGGTGCGCACCGGCACGTACAGCGTGAACACCTTCAGCCTCGACATGCTCGGCCCCTTCGGCGGCTACAAGAACTCCGGTCTCGGCCGGGAGTTCGGGCCCGAGGGATACAGCGCCTTCCTGGAGCACAAGATGATCCATCTGCCGGCCGGCTGGGAGGCGTGATGGGGGACCGCTGGCACGTAGAGGTCGACCGGGGCGTGTGCATCGGCTCGGCCCAGTGCGTCCACCACGCCCCGGACGCCTTCCGTCTCGACTCCGGCAGGCAGTCCCGCCCTCTTGAGGCGGAGGCCGACGCCAACGAGAAGATCCTGGCGGCGGCGGAGGGCTGCCCCGTGGAGGCCGTCATGATCACGCTCCTCGGCAGCGGGGAGTCGGTCTTCCCGCCGGAAGAATAAAAAAATCCCCTTTGGCGGGTTGCGTCATGACATGGGCGGTCTATTGTGGTAATTGGCCTATGAGGCGAGTGAGGGAGTCCCACCGGAGTAGCCGACTGTGGCGTGACGCAAACGGCATCCGCCGTAGCCGACGTCGACGGTAGGGCTGAGAGGCCGGAAGGCAGTAGCAGAGCCGGAAGGCGACCCCTAACACCTGATCCGGACCATGCCGGCGCAGGGAACCCGTCTCGTAGGTCTTTCGCGTGCCCCGGGCGCCGCTCACGGCCCGGGGCCGGCGTCCCGCCGGGGCGCCTATTTATTCGCGTCCGGCGTGGTGAGGTCGATCAGCCGGCACACCGTCTCGATGTCTATCTTCACCTGGGCGATCGAGGCGCGCCCCGACAGCCAGGTGATGAGCGCCGAGTGCCAGGTGTGCTCGATGACGCGGACCGCGGAGAGCTGCTGCGGTGTCGGGTCGTCGAGTTCCATGGCGTCCAGGATGATCGCCGTCGTCTGACGGGAGACCTGGTCGACCTCGGGGCTCACGCTGCGGTCGGCGAAGGTCAGGGCGCGCACCATCGCGTCGGCGAGGTGCGGCTCGCGCTGGAGCGCGCGGAAGGCCCGCATCAGGGTCTCCGCGACCCGCTCCGAGGGCAGGTCGGACGAGGGCGGGCGCTTGCGGACCGTGGCGTGCATGTGCTGGAGCTGGTCCTGCATCGTGGCCACGAGGAGATGCACCTTGGACGGGAAGTACCGGTACAGCGTGCCGAGCGCGACCTGCGAGGACTCGGCGACCTCACGCATCTGCACCGCGTCGAACCCGCCGCGGCTGGCCAGCTGGGCGCTCGCGTGCAGGATGCGGCGGCGGCGCGCCTCCTGGCGCTCGGTGAGGGGCGGCGACGCCGGATGTGCTGTCTTCGCTTCCGCTGTCATGTGTCCCGTTCCGTGGCTGTCAAGCCGTAATCCGGTGTTTTCGAGAGGCTCATCATGGCAGGGGAGCGGGGGCTCCGTCGTGGCGCGAATCACCTGATCCGAGCGTTACAGCGAGGCTACCTGCCGGTAGATTCTGTGCTCCTTGAAGGATCAAAGAGCCGGCAACTCTGAAACTTGTTCTAGATTACCGCCCACGCGTAGTCTCGCGTGAACGTGCCGCGAGAAGGGGGCCACGAGTGACCGCTGAGGCCATGGAGGCGGGCCCCCGGGCCCGCTCCTCCGCCGACGGTGACCGTCCGTTGCGCATCGCTCTCCTTACGTACAAGGGGAACCCGTTCTGCGGCGGGCAGGGCGTCTACGTACGCCATCTGTCCCGCGAACTCGCCCGGCTCGGGCACCAGGTCGAGGTCATCGGCTCCCAGCCGTACCCCGTCCTCGACGACGGCGAGGACCTGCTGGGGCTCCGGCTCACCGAGCTGCCCAGCCTCGACCTGTACCGCAGCCCCGACCCGTTCCGCACCCCCAAGCGCGACGAGTACCGCGACTGGGTGGACGCGCTCGAGGTCGGCACCATGTGGACCGGCGGCTTCCCCGAACCCCTCACGTTCTCGCTGCGCGCCCGGCGCCATCTGCGGGCGCGGCGCGGCGAGTTCGACATCGTGCACGACAACCAGACGCTGGGCTACGGCCTGTTGGGCGGGCCCGCCGCGCTCGGCGCGCCCCTCGTGACCACGATTCACCACCCCATCACCGTCGACCGGCAGCTGGAGATCGACGCCGCGCCCGACTGGAAGCGGCGCGCCTCCGTACGGCGCTGGTACGCGTTCACGCGGATGCAGAAGCGCGTCGCCCGCCGCCTGCCGTCCGTGCTCACCGTCTCCGGGACCTCGCGCCAGGAGATCGTCGACCACCTCGGCGTGCGCCAGGACCGGATCCGCGTCGTACACATCGGCGCCGACACCGACCTGTTCTCGCCCGACCCTTCGGTCGCCGAGGTGCCGGGCCGCATCGTGACGACGTCCAGCGCCGACGTCCCCCTCAAGGGACTCGTCTTCCTCGTCGAGGCGCTCGCCAAGGTCCGCACCGAGAACCCGGCCGCCCACCTCGTCGTCGTCGGCAAGCGCGCCGAGGACGGGCCCGTCGCCGCGGCCATCGAGAAGTACGGCCTCGAAGGCGCCGTGTCCTTCGTCAAGGGCATCACCGACGCCGAACTCGTCGACCTCGTACGGTCGGCGGAGGTCGCCTGCGTGCCCTCCCTGTACGAGGGCTTCTCGCTGCCCGCGGCGGAGGCCATGGCCACCGGCACCCCCCTGGTCGCCACCACCGGCGGAGCGATCCCCGAGGTCGCCGGGCCCGACGGGGAGACCTGCCTCGCGGTGCCCACCGGCGACGCGGGCGCGCTGGCCACCGCGCTCGGCAGACTCCTGGACGACCCGCGGCTGCGGGCGCGGCTCGGCGCCGCCGGACGCGAACGCGTCCTCGGGAACTTCACCTGGGCCCGCGCGGCGCTCGGCACCGCCGAGCTCTACCGCGAGTCCATCGCCCGCTCGGCCGGCCGGACCACCGGCGCCGCGGCCACCACCCCTCTCGAACGTGCAGGATCCGACCGCGAAAGCAGGGCCACGTGCTGACCGTCGACTTCACCCGCTTCCCGCTCGCCGCAGGCGACCGCGTCCTCGACCTCGGCTGCGGAGCCGGGCGGCACGCGTTCGAGTGCTACCGGCGCGGGGCCCAGGTGGTCGCCCTCGACCAGAACGGCGAGGAGATCCGCGAGGTCGCCAAGTGGTTCGCTGCGATGAAGGAGGCCGGTGAGGCCCCCGCCGGCGCCACCGCCACCGCCATGGAGGGCGACGCCCTCAACCTCCCCTTCCCGGACGCCTCGTTCGACGTCGTCATCATCTCCGAGGTGATGGAGCACATCCCCGACGACAAGGGCGTGCTCGCCGAGATGGTCCGCGTCCTCAAGCCGGGCGGCCGCATCGCCGTGACCGTGCCCCGCTACGGCCCCGAGAAGGTCTGCTGGACCCTCAGCGACGCCTACCACGAGGTCGAAGGCGGCCACATCCGCATCTACAAGGCGGACGAACTCCTCGGCAAGATGCGCGAGGCGGGCCTCAAGCCGTACGGCACCCACCACGCGCACGCCCTGCACTCGCCGTACTGGTGGCTGAAGTGCGCGTTCGGCGTCGACAACGACAAGGCGCTGCCCGTGCGGGCGTACCACAAGCTCCTGGTCTGGGACATCATGAAGAAGCCGGCGCTCACCCGGGTGACCGAGCAGCTCCTCAACCCGGTCGTCGGCAAGAGCTTCGTCGCGTACGCCACCAAGCCGCACCTGCCCAAGGCCGAGGCGTGACGAGCCCGGAGAAGACCGAACACCTCGTCCTGCCCGGCGTACTGACCGCCGAGCAGGCCGCCGCGACCGTCCGCGGGCTCCTCGCCGTGCAGCGCGAGGACGGCGCCATACCGTGGTTCCGCGGCCACCACCTCGACCCGTGGGACCACACCGAGGCCGCCATGGCCCTCGACGCGGCCGGCGAGCACGACGCCGCCGAGCGCGCCTACGACTGGCTCGCCCGCCACCAGAACGAGGACGGCTCCTGGTACGCGGCCTACGCCGACGGCGACGCCGGTGACATCACCGACCACGGCCGCGAGACGAACTTCGTCGCCTACGTCGCCGTGGGCGCCTGGCACCACTACCTCTCCACCGGCGACGACGCCTTCCTCGACCGCATCTGGCCCACCGTGTACGCGGCCATGGAGTTCGTCCTGCGGCTCCAGCAGCCCGGCGGGCAGATCGGCTGGAAGCGCGAGCCGGACGGGACACCCGTCAACGAGGCGCTTCTGACCGGCAGTTCGTCCGTGCACCACGCGCTGCGGTGCGCCCTCGCCATCGCCGAAGAGCGCGAAGAGCCCCAGCCCGACTGGGAGTTGGCGGCCGGCAGCCTGCGGCACGCGATCCGCCGCCACCCCGAGCGGTTCCTCGACAAGGACCGCTATTCGATGGACTGGTACTACCCCGTCCTCGGCGGCGCCCTCACCGGCGCCGAGGCGGAGGAGCGCATCCAGGCGTCCTGGGACCGCTTCGTCGTCCCCGGGCTCGGTGTGCGCTGCGTCGTCCCCAACCCGTGGGTCACCGGCGGTGAGAGCGCCGAACTCGCCCTCGCCCTGTGGGCGGTGGGCGAGTCCGACCGTGCTCTGGAGATCCTCCAGTCGATCCAGCACCTGCGCGACCCGGAGTCGGGCCTGTACTGGACCGGCTACGTCTTCGACGACCGGGCGGTCTGGCCGTTGGAACTGACCGCCTGGACAGCCGGTTCGGTGCTGCTCGCCGTCGCCGCGCTCGGCGGCGACGAGGCAACCTGCTCGGTGTTCGGCGGCCGCCTCCCGGCGGGCTTCGAACCGGACTGCTGTGAGGGAAGCCCCGCTCAGTAGCGGCGCAGCCGGCCGGCGACGAAGTGCCCGACGAACAGGTACACCAGCGCCGCCAGGCCGTAGCCCGC
The DNA window shown above is from Streptomyces sp. NBC_01445 and carries:
- a CDS encoding SPFH domain-containing protein; amino-acid sequence: MFGYRVPAPDEAMLISGGRRGLGGAPFRVVTGHGKFVLPIFRKTRFLSLAMSEAEVVEKCVTRQGIALTVRAVIAFKVGNDTESIVNAGQRFLSDQDQMSVLTGRIFAGHLRSIIGSMTVEEIVTERQKLAAEVLDTSKAEMAKIGLIVDSLQIQSIDDGNTGYIDAMSAPHKAAIQRQAQIAQAQATQASTQAEQEAQRNQAEYARQTAVVQAEYKAEVDRAQAAAAQAGPLAQAHAEQEVLAARTELAERAAELRQQQLVAEVVKPAEADAERIRVMAIAEAERMKIQAAAAASYDRVALDRMLIDQLPQIVKEAAGGLKGANVNVLNGADGLGEIAAGLVGQGLTILDSVRRNLGGPDGDAKKSGGEMEIQRYLGAASSPVDGRDGRDSGDDGPVDIR
- a CDS encoding MBL fold metallo-hydrolase; translated protein: MTQVTDHGGGVWSLRVPIPDNPLGFTLVHLLDTDRGPVLIDTGWDDPESWDALTGGLAACGTSVGEVTGVLITHHHPDHHGLSAKVREASGAWIAMHEADVSVVRRTRENPPERWYAFMAAKLAAAGAPEEHMAPLIAARDSGRARSLPGLAPALPDRTITPGDLLDLPGRRLRAIWTPGHTPGHVCLHLEEDHPAGLAGNGRLFSGDHLLPGITPHIGLYEDPDDATVTDPLGDYLDSLERVGRLAPAEVLPAHQHTFTDAPARVRELLDHHEERLTGLLTLLATPLTPWQLAERMEWNRPWEQIPYGSRTIAVSEAEAHLRRLVKLGRAEAVAGSDPVTYAPV
- a CDS encoding aldehyde dehydrogenase gives rise to the protein MTGHEERLEHEFVEHGQLYIGGELTQPSGTDVIEVISPHTGEVFGRVPHAAPADVDRAVAAARTAFDEGPWPRLPLEERIAVVTRIKDAIAVRHEEIARLISSENGSPYSWSVLAQALGAMMVWDSAITVAKNFTYEETRDGALGKILVRREPVGVVAAVVPWNVPQFVAAAKLAPALLAGCTVVLKPSPESPLDAYLLGEIAKEAGLPEGVLSILPADREVSEYLVGHPGVDKVSFTGSVAAGRRVMEVASRGLTHVTLELGGKSAAVVLPDADLATTVPGLVQSAWMNNGQACVAQTRILLPRSRYDEFAGALTEAAAALVVGDPLDPATQVGPLVAERQQRRSLDYIRIGQEEGAKILTGGGRPAGLDRGWYVEPTLFGGVDNSMRIAREEIFGPVICLLPYGDEAEAVKIANDSDYGLSGSVWTADVAHGIDVARQVRTGTYSVNTFSLDMLGPFGGYKNSGLGREFGPEGYSAFLEHKMIHLPAGWEA
- a CDS encoding ferredoxin, with translation MGDRWHVEVDRGVCIGSAQCVHHAPDAFRLDSGRQSRPLEAEADANEKILAAAEGCPVEAVMITLLGSGESVFPPEE
- a CDS encoding TetR family transcriptional regulator — translated: MTAEAKTAHPASPPLTERQEARRRRILHASAQLASRGGFDAVQMREVAESSQVALGTLYRYFPSKVHLLVATMQDQLQHMHATVRKRPPSSDLPSERVAETLMRAFRALQREPHLADAMVRALTFADRSVSPEVDQVSRQTTAIILDAMELDDPTPQQLSAVRVIEHTWHSALITWLSGRASIAQVKIDIETVCRLIDLTTPDANK